One Monomorium pharaonis isolate MP-MQ-018 chromosome 4, ASM1337386v2, whole genome shotgun sequence DNA segment encodes these proteins:
- the LOC105835004 gene encoding uncharacterized protein LOC105835004, with product MRSMFAIFFTFMFVTAYAANEIPSYIHPCGRKDPNYSQCFADNINSVKSYICTGIPELNFPPQEPLIIDNIDIFDTDNLKLFLKNSKLRGICNFDITSHNVSSDRLHFEFSVTIKNISMDSVYNFDIRLLQLPLANEGIIHITLDNVNGKISIDAKEVIKNGKKQLYLSKVNSILNIKTFNYEFDESEKDLHELHKIFIEIINKNLQEIINIVTPKLEKTMSKLLIFVTNTIVYNRFEQLFPDEA from the exons ATGAGAAGTATGTTTGCaatattctttacttttatGTTCGTAACAGCATATGCGGCAAATGAAATac CTTCCTATATCCATCCATGTGGTCGAAAAGATCCCAACTACAGTCAATGCTTTGCAGACAACATTAATAGTGTGAAGAGTTACATTTGCACAGGAATACCGGAATTGAATTTTCCTCCGCAAGAACCACTAATTATTGACAACATTGATATTTTTGACACGgataatctgaaattgtttctcaaaaactcaaaattaaGAGGAATTTGTAATTTCGATATAACTTCTCATAATGTATCTTCTGACAGGCTTCATTTCGAGTTCAGTGTcacaatcaaaaatatttccatgGATTCCGTCTATAACTTTGACATACGTTTACTGCAGCTGCCACTTGCTAATGAAGGAATAATTCACATTACTTTAG ATAACGTAAACGGAAAGATAAGTATAGATGCGAAAGAAGTAATCAAGAACGGTAAAAAACAACTATATCTATCAAAAGTCAATTCTATTCTCAACATAAAAACATTCAATTATGAGTTTGATGAAAGCGAGAAAGACTTACATGAactacacaaaatttttatcgaaatcataaacaaaaatttacaggaaataattaatatagttaCGCCGAAATTAGAAAAGACGATGtctaaattattgatttttgttaCTAACACTATTGTCTACAACAGATTTGAACAATTGTTTCCCGATGAAGCATAA
- the LOC105834346 gene encoding uncharacterized protein LOC105834346 isoform X2 codes for MAYFVTVPLHTDLCVEILEITIRCINELEMLRGRRLVILLISKLYYKCQWLHLGTLSNHDMAVFTHQLVAHFQALLDLIKSTFIPLKSPVQDRYVQHGIFLKKMLRCIKTCMNYKTKNLPYDIASMKFFKLTYGNSYNINYFHKLSIEDVKSIVATLDQELVALLLNEIKQVDCIEYMGWTEVDDEENIMISLQRAFIIECHYFIEFMKQDEFLLTNEHLLHCLQQLVGSSSEESVLTLQELCDSIENGNLDGMKELMKRYKQWDLSVLKFVSRKTELLNTDDVGVLLEYLHHIFVPNNVYKEKYQAYTLVFEVLIRQQLSDMYFIVLQYTLRHFDNNNLVSLFNSKHFENFIKNNINMFDHQILRIILIFVMLNPKRVLTTLVRVAIGSTDKEYQNVILKRPQIYFLYAFFVSQLDSQNNLLTYLLNEVRYCDRSTWCYKQFETFMNDMLQEEEINPDDMLNNFYIPCLTDDFFNCSNLLSVLIHMYSILKKKIEHESERTNYVKYEKKTRACYSDRTNYVLLIIQLIKRMSALRKYNPLFFRSTVNNLLNRGTMILHLLFTTPGLLTTNNRNEIVNKVNNFVQPIDQILLAHTPYQIIKRGTVRDVIQNYERRCFTTYQLLRDSTADPQCKLEMKDQFDVHSFQLDQKALLRHMILHASEKEYEVFANEMIFSSSYFGWTNELVAYENVLHITAEAMQLVLIFTDIFPKDTFISLLRALVRYCNVFVCLKHWRCENQKAIYSFFSKLLFSLKSTVNETHYGKMYNDLLTLADDTCVNSNYEITDYFCKISNLLETYCVQFEEIKSASTTSIAVDMFTAYQFVCSCIDNN; via the exons ATGGCCTACTTTGTCACCGTACCTCTTCATACAG ATTTATGCGTGGAAATTCTGGAGATAACAATCAGATGCATAAACGAGTTGGAAATGCTACGGGGCAGACGTCTTGTTATTCTTTTGATCTCCAAGTTATACTACAAATGCCAGTGGTTGCATTTAGGCACGCTGTCGAACCATGATATGGCGGTATTTACCCATCAATTAGTAGCACATTTTCAGGCGTTGCTAGATTTGATCAAGTCTACATTTATTCCCCTTAAGTCGCCTGTTCAGGACAGATACGTACAGCATggtattttcttaaaaaagatgCTTCGCTGTATCAAAACATGCATGAATTATAAAACTAAGAATTTGCCGTACGACATCGCatcaatgaaattttttaagcttACGTATGGCAATTcctacaatataaattattttcataagcTTTCTATCGAGGACGTGAAGTCTATTGTAGCAACATTGGATCAAGAATTGGTTGCCCTACTTCTAAATGAAATCAAGCAAGTGGATTGTATCGAGTATATGGGTTGGACAGAGGTCGATGACGAGGAGAATATTATGATTTCGTTACAGCGCGCCTTCATCATCGAGTGCCACTACTTTATAGAGTTTATGAAGCAGGATGAATTTTTGCTTACAAATGAGCATCTGCTTCACTGCTTACAACAACTTGTAGGTTCATCATCCGAAGAGTCTGTCTTAACTCTTCAAGAACTCTGTGATAGTATTGAGAATGGTAATTTAGATGGCATGAAAGAATTAATGAAACGTTACAAGCAATGGGACTTGtctgtattaaaatttgtcaGTAGAAAAACTGAATTGTTAAATACGGATGATGTTGGTGTCCTACTTGAATATCTTCATCACATATTTGTACCTAATAACGTTTATAAGGAGAAGTATCAAGCCTATACATTGGTATTTGAGGTATTGATACGACAACAATTGTCggatatgtattttattgtacTGCAATACACATTGCGACATtttgacaataataatttagtaagCCTGTTCAATAGTAAACACTTCgagaactttataaaaaacaacatAAACATGTTTGATCATCAGATATTGCGTATCATTTTGATCTTTGTTATGTTGAATCCGAAGAGGGTGTTAACCACTTTGGTGAGAGTTGCAATAGGTAGCACTGACAAAGAATATCAAAATGTCATATTAAAAAGACCTcagatatattttctatatgcattttttgtcTCACAATTGGACAGTCAAAATAACTTACTAACGTATTTACTGAACGAGGTCCGGTACTGCGATCGCTCTACGTGGTGTTACAAGCAATTTGAGACATTTATGAATGATATGCTTCAAGAAGAG GAAATAAACCCGGACGATATgctaaataacttttatattccCTGTCTGACAGATGATTTCTTTAATTGCTCAAACTTGCTTTCTGTGCTCATACACATGTACTCTAttctgaagaaaaaaatcgaacATGAATCAGAGAGAACAAATTACGTCAAATACGAGAAAAAAACAAGAGCATGTTATTCGGACAGGACAAATTATGTACTGCTAATTATACAGTTAATTAAGAGGATGTCAGCGCTAAGAAAATACAATCCACTTTTCTTCAGGAGTACCGTGAACAATTTACTAAACCGTGGAACGATGATATTACACCTTTTATTCACCACGCCGGGTTTGCTAACGACAAACAATCGGAACGAGATTGTTaacaaagttaataatttcgtGCAGCCAATTGATCAAATATTGCTGGCACATACTCCGTATCAGATAATTAAACGCGGTACTGTGCGCGACGTGATCCAGAATTATGAGAGACGTTGCTTCACGACTTACCAGCTACTGCGCGATAGTACTGCAGATCCACAATGCAAACTTGAGATGAAAGATCAATTCGACGTGCACTCTTTTCAATTGGATCAAAAGGCTTTATTACGTCACATGATATTGCATGCTTCCGAAAAAGAATACGAAGTCTTTGCTAATGAGATGATATTTTCCTCGTCCTATTTTGGTTGGACTAACGAACTGGTGGCATATGAGAATGTATTGCACATTACCGCCGAGGCGATGCAACTCGTCTTGATATTCACAGACATCTTTCCCAAAGATACATTTATTTCGCTGTTGCGTGCACTTGTGCGCTATTGTAACGTATTTGTATGTCTCAAACATTGGAGGTGCGAAAATCAAAAAGCAATCTATAGTTTCTTCTCAAAGCTTCTGTTCTCTCTGAAAAGTACAGTCAATGAAACACACTATGGCAAAATGTACAACGATTTGCTCACATTAGCCGATGATACATGTGTCAACTCAAATTATGAGATAACAGATTACTTCTGCAAGATTAGCAACTTACTTGAGACATACTGTGTgcaatttgaagaaataaaaag TGCTTCTACAACAAGTATAGCAGTTGACATGTTTACGGCATATCAGTTTGTATGCAGTtgcattgataataattaa
- the LOC105835010 gene encoding protein tramtrack, alpha isoform has protein sequence MVDTQHFSLRWNDYQSRIISAFKNLRDNEDFVDVTLACGGKSLKAHRVVLSICSPYFRELLKSTPCKHPVIVLQDVAFSDLHALVEFIYRGEVNVHQRSLTNFLKTAEVFRISGFTQQADQTNRDELSHVRVLAANGNHLPFHDKSEESSSRGGGLLTPMTPTSTTVQQPLPSAQIRRNERRTPDPHDEPAKKSRVPPLNNNDATPTDFSMVKNNHLSTKVEGNKVHDENSFVEHNIKCEPLELTDRSPASGNEHEPEHTSTQNFLPESKLFASTPSSFNFSIAALTTDHTPLSVKCPGLGQGLQTPDLVGTSRDQVAEKDGGWQSVTNIEFQRKVQEPNQNETVAVQPRHPELPIIDDFLDNINDQMEIVQKSEPISPRMDEFESILLSNHTIKRHTDLDSTHEYRHDGLRDKQQQPQTFGFSNNDAPSFDPRWLRSQKDVDDQADRDKSANRTCDFCQKTFSRPWSLQRHLADTHLYVPQSLACDQCGRSYRSQNSLINHKSVYHARKNRKRHNAKSRIDRRRYWRSRTSLSVVS, from the coding sequence ATGGTAGATACACAACATTTTAGCCTGCGATGGAACGATTACCAGAGCAGAATAATCTCGGCGTTCAAAAACCTCCGGGACAATGAGGACTTTGTGGATGTGACGCTGGCCTGCGGCGGCAAGAGCTTGAAAGCGCATCGCGTCGTACTCTCCATCTGCAGTCCGTACTTCAGAGAATTGCTCAAGAGCACGCCGTGCAAGCACCCGGTGATAGTGCTGCAGGACGTAGCGTTCAGCGACTTGCATGCCTTAGTGGAGTTTATTTATCGCGGGGAGGTGAACGTGCATCAGCGTTCGCTCACTAATTTTCTGAAGACGGCGGAGGTCTTCAGGATATCGGGTTTCACGCAACAAGCCGACCAGACCAACCGAGATGAGCTGTCGCATGTCCGCGTGTTGGCGGCCAATGGCAATCACCTGCCGTTCCACGACAAGTCGGAGGAGAGCTCTTCCCGTGGAGGCGGTTTGCTTACGCCCATGACCCCGACGTCGACCACGGTGCAGCAACCACTACCCAGTGCCCAGATACGTCGTAATGAGAGACGTACCCCGGACCCGCACGACGAGCCGGCGAAGAAATCACGGGTGCCGCCGCTCAACAACAATGACGCTACGCCCACGGACTTCTCGATGGTCAAGAACAATCATCTGTCGACGAAGGTAGAGGGCAACAAGGTGCACGACGAGAACAGCTTCGTCGAGCACAATATAAAGTGCGAGCCACTGGAGCTGACCGACCGGTCGCCCGCGAGTGGCAACGAACACGAGCCGGAGCATACGTCCACGCAGAACTTCCTGCCGGAGAGCAAGCTCTTCGCCTCGACGCCCAGCAGCTTCAACTTCAGTATAGCAGCGCTCACCACCGATCACACGCCGTTGTCAGTGAAATGTCCAGGGTTAGGCCAAGGCTTGCAGACACCGGACCTAGTGGGCACTTCGCGAGATCAGGTCGCCGAGAAGGACGGGGGTTGGCAGTCCGTTACCAATATCGAGTTTCAGCGAAAAGTACAGGAACCGAACCAAAATGAAACTGTGGCGGTGCAACCGCGGCACCCAGAGCTGCCGATAATTGATGATTTCTTAGACAACATTAACGATCAGATGGAGATCGTGCAGAAATCGGAGCCTATCTCGCCGAGGATGGACGAGTTCGAGTCCATCCTCCTGTCGAATCACACGATCAAGAGGCATACGGATCTCGATTCGACGCACGAGTATCGTCACGATGGCCTTCGAGATAAACAACAGCAGCCGCAAACGTTCGGATTTTCGAATAATGACGCGCCGTCGTTCGACCCACGATGGCTACGATCGCAAAAGGACGTAGACGATCAGGCGGATCGCGATAAATCCGCGAATCGCACCTGCGATTTCTGTCAGAAAACCTTCTCTCGCCCCTGGTCACTGCAAAGGCACTTGGCCGACACGCATTTATACGTGCCGCAATCCTTAGCCTGCGATCAGTGCGGCAGGAGCTACAGGTCCCAGAACAGTCTGATTAATCATAAGAGTGTGTATCACGCTCGCAAGAACCGCAAGAGGCATAATGCGAAGTCACGTATTGACCGGCGACGTTACTGGCGATCTAGGACGAGCCTCTCCGTCGTATCGTAA
- the LOC105834346 gene encoding uncharacterized protein LOC105834346 isoform X1, which produces MDTASEIDFPKQIQKLLLKKEKEYGQLKFISSRATEETSCFIDNLLEAITNIVKKVNLYYVKIYSDEDTSKLWDVPSNIIMGYNHFLLNTNFTSQYLLAEDILFGHIVDLWPTLSPYLFIQIIWHINCEDLLVESLMHLPLDLCVEILEITIRCINELEMLRGRRLVILLISKLYYKCQWLHLGTLSNHDMAVFTHQLVAHFQALLDLIKSTFIPLKSPVQDRYVQHGIFLKKMLRCIKTCMNYKTKNLPYDIASMKFFKLTYGNSYNINYFHKLSIEDVKSIVATLDQELVALLLNEIKQVDCIEYMGWTEVDDEENIMISLQRAFIIECHYFIEFMKQDEFLLTNEHLLHCLQQLVGSSSEESVLTLQELCDSIENGNLDGMKELMKRYKQWDLSVLKFVSRKTELLNTDDVGVLLEYLHHIFVPNNVYKEKYQAYTLVFEVLIRQQLSDMYFIVLQYTLRHFDNNNLVSLFNSKHFENFIKNNINMFDHQILRIILIFVMLNPKRVLTTLVRVAIGSTDKEYQNVILKRPQIYFLYAFFVSQLDSQNNLLTYLLNEVRYCDRSTWCYKQFETFMNDMLQEEEINPDDMLNNFYIPCLTDDFFNCSNLLSVLIHMYSILKKKIEHESERTNYVKYEKKTRACYSDRTNYVLLIIQLIKRMSALRKYNPLFFRSTVNNLLNRGTMILHLLFTTPGLLTTNNRNEIVNKVNNFVQPIDQILLAHTPYQIIKRGTVRDVIQNYERRCFTTYQLLRDSTADPQCKLEMKDQFDVHSFQLDQKALLRHMILHASEKEYEVFANEMIFSSSYFGWTNELVAYENVLHITAEAMQLVLIFTDIFPKDTFISLLRALVRYCNVFVCLKHWRCENQKAIYSFFSKLLFSLKSTVNETHYGKMYNDLLTLADDTCVNSNYEITDYFCKISNLLETYCVQFEEIKSASTTSIAVDMFTAYQFVCSCIDNN; this is translated from the exons ATGGACACTGCAAGTGAAATAGACTTTCCCAAGCAGATACAaaagcttttattaaaaaaagagaaagaatatggtcaactaaaatttatttcgtcTCGGGCTACAGAGGAGACCTCGTGTTTCATCGACAATCTATTAGAAGCTATcacaaatattgttaaaaaagtcaacttatattatgttaaaatatatagtgaTGAAGATACTTCCAAACTGTGGGATGTTccatcaaatattattatgggTTACAATCATTTTTTGTTGAACACTAACTTCACTTCGCAATATCTTCTTGCGGAAGACATACTATTTGGCCATATAGTCGATTTATGGCCTACTTTGTCACCGTACCTCTTCATACAG ataatatgGCATATAAACTGCGAGGACTTGCTGGTTGAATCGCTTATGCATTTGCCATTAGATTTATGCGTGGAAATTCTGGAGATAACAATCAGATGCATAAACGAGTTGGAAATGCTACGGGGCAGACGTCTTGTTATTCTTTTGATCTCCAAGTTATACTACAAATGCCAGTGGTTGCATTTAGGCACGCTGTCGAACCATGATATGGCGGTATTTACCCATCAATTAGTAGCACATTTTCAGGCGTTGCTAGATTTGATCAAGTCTACATTTATTCCCCTTAAGTCGCCTGTTCAGGACAGATACGTACAGCATggtattttcttaaaaaagatgCTTCGCTGTATCAAAACATGCATGAATTATAAAACTAAGAATTTGCCGTACGACATCGCatcaatgaaattttttaagcttACGTATGGCAATTcctacaatataaattattttcataagcTTTCTATCGAGGACGTGAAGTCTATTGTAGCAACATTGGATCAAGAATTGGTTGCCCTACTTCTAAATGAAATCAAGCAAGTGGATTGTATCGAGTATATGGGTTGGACAGAGGTCGATGACGAGGAGAATATTATGATTTCGTTACAGCGCGCCTTCATCATCGAGTGCCACTACTTTATAGAGTTTATGAAGCAGGATGAATTTTTGCTTACAAATGAGCATCTGCTTCACTGCTTACAACAACTTGTAGGTTCATCATCCGAAGAGTCTGTCTTAACTCTTCAAGAACTCTGTGATAGTATTGAGAATGGTAATTTAGATGGCATGAAAGAATTAATGAAACGTTACAAGCAATGGGACTTGtctgtattaaaatttgtcaGTAGAAAAACTGAATTGTTAAATACGGATGATGTTGGTGTCCTACTTGAATATCTTCATCACATATTTGTACCTAATAACGTTTATAAGGAGAAGTATCAAGCCTATACATTGGTATTTGAGGTATTGATACGACAACAATTGTCggatatgtattttattgtacTGCAATACACATTGCGACATtttgacaataataatttagtaagCCTGTTCAATAGTAAACACTTCgagaactttataaaaaacaacatAAACATGTTTGATCATCAGATATTGCGTATCATTTTGATCTTTGTTATGTTGAATCCGAAGAGGGTGTTAACCACTTTGGTGAGAGTTGCAATAGGTAGCACTGACAAAGAATATCAAAATGTCATATTAAAAAGACCTcagatatattttctatatgcattttttgtcTCACAATTGGACAGTCAAAATAACTTACTAACGTATTTACTGAACGAGGTCCGGTACTGCGATCGCTCTACGTGGTGTTACAAGCAATTTGAGACATTTATGAATGATATGCTTCAAGAAGAG GAAATAAACCCGGACGATATgctaaataacttttatattccCTGTCTGACAGATGATTTCTTTAATTGCTCAAACTTGCTTTCTGTGCTCATACACATGTACTCTAttctgaagaaaaaaatcgaacATGAATCAGAGAGAACAAATTACGTCAAATACGAGAAAAAAACAAGAGCATGTTATTCGGACAGGACAAATTATGTACTGCTAATTATACAGTTAATTAAGAGGATGTCAGCGCTAAGAAAATACAATCCACTTTTCTTCAGGAGTACCGTGAACAATTTACTAAACCGTGGAACGATGATATTACACCTTTTATTCACCACGCCGGGTTTGCTAACGACAAACAATCGGAACGAGATTGTTaacaaagttaataatttcgtGCAGCCAATTGATCAAATATTGCTGGCACATACTCCGTATCAGATAATTAAACGCGGTACTGTGCGCGACGTGATCCAGAATTATGAGAGACGTTGCTTCACGACTTACCAGCTACTGCGCGATAGTACTGCAGATCCACAATGCAAACTTGAGATGAAAGATCAATTCGACGTGCACTCTTTTCAATTGGATCAAAAGGCTTTATTACGTCACATGATATTGCATGCTTCCGAAAAAGAATACGAAGTCTTTGCTAATGAGATGATATTTTCCTCGTCCTATTTTGGTTGGACTAACGAACTGGTGGCATATGAGAATGTATTGCACATTACCGCCGAGGCGATGCAACTCGTCTTGATATTCACAGACATCTTTCCCAAAGATACATTTATTTCGCTGTTGCGTGCACTTGTGCGCTATTGTAACGTATTTGTATGTCTCAAACATTGGAGGTGCGAAAATCAAAAAGCAATCTATAGTTTCTTCTCAAAGCTTCTGTTCTCTCTGAAAAGTACAGTCAATGAAACACACTATGGCAAAATGTACAACGATTTGCTCACATTAGCCGATGATACATGTGTCAACTCAAATTATGAGATAACAGATTACTTCTGCAAGATTAGCAACTTACTTGAGACATACTGTGTgcaatttgaagaaataaaaag TGCTTCTACAACAAGTATAGCAGTTGACATGTTTACGGCATATCAGTTTGTATGCAGTtgcattgataataattaa
- the LOC105834345 gene encoding uncharacterized protein LOC105834345 encodes MNETYQFYEGIRNILISMEQHYGQLKRFSSRVMTQTLHSITDEIIIIIIDILRNRYGMYNIKIFNEDNGERRHIVSIFARCYNYFLLSTNFSSQYLLRKDIRFGHIVGHWPTLSPYLFIQIIWNSKCEDFLIESLVHIPLDLCVEILETIIKHIDELDIPRARRFIFFLIYKIYCKCLWLHFSTLSQKNVLTHIYQLVTYFGRLLNLIVSRKFISYNLIKDKCLQHGILVKDILSCVKMCMRSKIQSYSENHNLAELFRLTYGNYNEYMNYHYMLPAEVKSIVTKLDQQLTTLLLNQIKHVDDFEFMVWRNINDNENITISLQCAIIVDCQYLMKFIRQNEFLITNKHLFHCLEQLIDLRKSEESILTVQKLCHDITQGNSIGMRELIKRYKEWDLSILDFISKKIKLLSLNDFYILLKYLHYTFACPHTEAEKYQVYVLVLKILLHLNVQSMHFIILKYVNVHFDDKGLDYLYNEKSFDEFIRRNSFDGEFCDILTNTNAQEQRAFLIFILLSPKKVLTKIIMYELSTELSTSILFRRSTFALALRCFYNLKMNQRNVLMYILKTVVLQQRIKLYQRFKNFVTNVLNYQMMNADDIMNLLYIPYLMSGYIENVSIHIILSLIYMTLQSNRCTYRTDFLLLIAALIKTSSLLRRCNATFSKFALCRRMIIIDDIMQCLHNSNILPKHEDNLHLLSSYVEPLEIKILSRNKFNTLEIILEYEKRCFVVHRRLRTDPRCHPKLRNYVQSFNLNREAFIRHIMLHCTKLEYTIFAYDLTFVFWYYFGWANEMIAYENVMRITADVSQVALMYINIFPKDTFIMLLLAIIHFCHVVAKNFKHDKHKHKVIYRVLMSTLFSMNHMASKTYYGDTYKMLLKRIENLNPYLSIDKYFFKMYKMTNRHFAQCESIMIPVINKDCICHKGSHCKYHILLNEEKITEMYDTYLFIRECIKFSTTTTHYCFSKRLMHNLYLAE; translated from the exons ATGAATGAGACATATCAATTTTACGAGGgcataagaaatatattaatatcaatggAGCAACATTATGGACAATTAAAACGTTTCTCATCTCGAGTTATGACTCAGACTTTGCATTCTATTAcagatgaaataataataataataattgacataTTGAGAAATAGATATGGgatgtataatattaagatattcaATGAAGACAATGGCGAAAGAAGACacattgtttcaatatttgcgaggtgttacaattatttcttattaagcACGAATTTTTCTTCGCAATATCTTCTCAGGAAGGACATAAGATTTGGTCATATAGTTGGTCACTGGCCAACTTTATCACCTTATCTCTTTATACag ATAATATGGAACTCGAAATGCGAGGACTTCCTAATTGAATCGCTCGTACACATACCATTAGACCTATGCGTGGAGATTTTGGAAACAATAATCAAACACATAGACGAATTGGATATTCCACGAGCTAGAcgctttattttctttttgatttataaGATATACTGTAAATGTCTGTGGCTGCACTTCAGTACGTTGtcacaaaaaaatgtgttaacaCACATCTACCAATTAGTAACGTATTTTGGAAGATTGTTAAACTTGATTGTCAGCCGCaagtttatttcttataacttAATCAAGGATAAGTGCTTACAACATGGTATTTTAGTGAAGGACATACTTTCTTGTGTGAAAATGTGTATGCGTAGCAAAATTCAAAGTTACTCGGAAAACCATAATCTAGCGGAATTATTCAGGCTTACGTATGGCAACTACaatgaatatatgaattatcaTTATATGCTTCCTGCCGAGGTGAAGTCTATTGTAACGAAATTAGATCAACAACTGACCACTCTGTTGTTGAATCAGATTAAACACGTTGACGATTTCGAGTTTATGGTTTGGAGGAACATCAATGATAATGAGAACATCACGATCTCATTACAGTGTGCTATTATCGTAGATTGTCAGTACCTAATGAAATTCATAAGGCAGAATGAATTTTTGATAACAAATAAACATCTGTTCCATTGCCTGGAACAACTTATAGATCTAAGAAAATCCGAAGAATCTATTTTAACCGTTCAAAAACTCTGTCATGACATCACCCAAGGTAACTCGATTGGTATGAGGGAATTGATTAAGCGCTATAAGGAGTGGGACTTGTCtatattagattttatcaGTAAGAAGATAAAATTGTTGAGTCTTAACGATTTCTATATTCTACTCAAATATCTCCATTACACATTCGCATGTCCGCATACCGAGGCAGAAAAGTATCAGGTGTATGTTTTGGTATTGAAAATATTGCTTCATCTAAATGTGCAGAGTATGCACTtcatcatattaaaatatgtaaacgtACACTTTGACGACAAAGGTCTAGACTATCTGTACAATGAGAAATCTTTTGACGAATTTATACGGCGAAATTCATTCGATGGGGAATTCTGTGACATATTGACGAATACTAATGCTCAGGAGCAACGtgctttcttaatttttattctgttaagtcctaaaaaagttttaaccaAGATAATAATGTATGAGCTAAGCACTGAACTTTCCACTAGTATTTTGTTCCGACGGAGTACTTTTGCACTTGCCTTGCGATGCTTTTACAATCTAAAGATGAATCAACGTAATGtattaatgtacattttaaaaactgtagTTTTACAGCAAcgcataaaattgtatcaacGATTTAAGAATTTTGTAACTAATGTGCTAAATTATCAG atgATGAATGCTGATGATATAATGAACTTACTCTACATTCCATATTTGATGAGTGGCTATATTGAAAATGTcagtatacatattatactaTCTCTTATATATATGACGTTGCAATCTAATCGTTGCACATACAGAACTGATTTCTTACTACTAATAGCAGCATTGATTAAAACGTCATCGCTGCTAAGGAGATGCAATGCAACTTTTTCGAAATTTGCATTATGCAGACGGATGATCATTATAGATGACATAATGCAGTGTCTgcataattcaaatatattgcCAAAGCATGAAGATAATTTGCATTTACTCAGCTCTTATGTGGAACCgctcgaaataaaaatattatctcgaAATAAGTTCAACACACTGGAAATAATCTTGGAATACGAGAAACGTTGCTTTGTTGTGCATCGACGATTGCGCACAGATCCGCGATGCCATCCCAAGTTGCGTAATTACGTGCAATCCTTCAATCTTAATCGAGAGGCCTTCATACGTCACATTATGTTGCATTGCACCAAACTGGAGtatacaatatttgcttaCGACTTGACATTCGTATTCTGGTACTATTTTGGTTGGGCGAATGAGATGATAGCGTATGAAAACGTAATGCGCATCACCGCCGATGTGTCACAAGTTGCTttgatgtatataaatatatttcccAAAGACACGTTTATAATGTTGCTATTAGCAATTATACATTTCTGTCATGTTGTCGCAAAAAACTTCAAACACGACAAACACAAACACAAAGTGATCTATCGTGTTCTTATGAGTACTTTGTTCTCCATGAATCATATGGCCAGTAAAACATATTATGGTGATACGTACAAAATGTTACTCAAACGCATTGAAAATTTGAATCCATATTTGTCGATAGACaaatactttttcaaaatgtataaaatgacCAATAGGCATTTCGCTCAATGCGAATCTATAATGATACCTGTGATAAACAAAGACTG caTTTGTCATAAAGGCTCGCACtgcaaatatcatattttgcTTAATGAGGAGAAAATTACAGAGATGTATGATACATACTTATTCATTCGCGAATGCATCAAGTTCTCCACAACAACAACGCATTATTGTTTCTCCAAGCGATTAATGCACAATTTATACCTGGCAGAATGA